One Leptodactylus fuscus isolate aLepFus1 chromosome 11, aLepFus1.hap2, whole genome shotgun sequence genomic window, ATCCCCATCATAGTCACAATAGTGGAACAGTCAGGGACAAAACAACACCCTGTTCCCACTTTCACCCCTCTGCTAATTTTGGCAAAACCCTGGAAATGCCGCAAAGAGAAAGGTTCAAGAAATCTGGATAGAAAGTGGCCAAGGACCCTCCTACAACACTTCCTGTCAGGGGGATTTGTAATAACTTAAATAAATCTGAGTTATATCCCGGGTCTACGAGTTACCAAGCGCTTCCTCGCCCATGTTCACATGACAACTCTTCCTGTCCGCTGCTCTGGCAGCAGAATGACATCACATGGGGCctcacagcaaccaatcaggtGTCTTATGTAACCTGTGCTGCGAGAGAGAAAACTGgattctgattggctgctgaggTCCAGTGTAATGGCTGCCAGTGTATGAGAGCTGTAGGCTATAGACCTGTACACACCAGACTGTTTGCTACAAACACTAGGACAGCCAAAACAGCCGCGAGCTCAGGCTGATACCGCGCAGCAAACGCCCAGGGGAGAGCCCAGGATTTAGGCTGGACACAAGCGAGCGCCGAGATGTGACTTACAGACCATCAGATATTACTGCACGAAAAAGGGGGCTGCACTTACATTAGGGGGGGGGGTCACGGTGCAGCCAATGTTACAGTGTAGCCCAACAGGGCCGGGTCTAAACCAAAGATCACAATGAATGGGGCATTTCATCTCAGTTATGAGGAGAGGGGAGTTACACTGGGTTTTAGGTTTCGTCACCTCCCCTCGGCCTCGGATTAGGGTCTGCAGTCAGGATGAATAGAAAGCCGCTATCCGCCTCACGTTCCGGCCCTGTGCAGGCTCAGATGCAGAATCTGGAGGGGATTCTTGTATTTCCCGTGTCCTGTCAGTCTTCAGGTTCAGGGCGATATTTGGGGCTGATTTTAAGGGGAAACCTGCCAGGAATCAGCACCAGCttcctgtgtgaactcacccttaggctaGGACTACACGTGACCTTAGTCATGGCTCCCGTCATGTGACCATAGATGGCCGAGACTCCTCCAGTAATGTCTGTAACCCTTCGTGTGCTGGAAGCACAATTTCTAGTCACAGCTGCGGCACACTATGGGTTACACTTGTATTAGGCGCAGGGTAGAGCCGCCATctccagtcacagccaaagcCCAAGGCTAAATCTCTTCTGTTTGTCatcatttccccactgtgggattattataggattatcttatcttataagcgTCTGCCATTGGAATCTGAAGCGACGTCACATCTGCGCAGGGGAATGGTTTCTTCTGATTCGTCAGAAAACGGGAAAACCAGACCGTGAGAATAAAGCGCGAGGGACACCCCGACTATAACGGGAGCCATTGGGGTCACCGGACAGAGAAGGCGGCCTTGCAGCACTTTTTATGGAGACTCCGCACAAATGTGAACACGGCCTAAATGGTACGAGAGACCGGAACAAAAAAAGGggctgcccatagcaaccagactcCAGACAAGGATGGGGAAAATGGCTTTGGACAACCAATGGAATTCCTTCTAAGCAAACACATGACAGCGAGgcaccaatcagattccagctctCATTTGATTATTAGAGGATGGAAAAAGAAAGCAgtgatgtgattggttactatcaGCCCATGACGGCCACCAATCAGGTTGCAGCTTTCATTCTCCCATAACCAGAGAGCagtgatgtgattggttgctatgggaagcAGATCGCACAGATTTCCCCGGCAGATGTCGGTCTGATCGATCACACGATGACATCTTCCCGGCGCTCCCGTGCTGATCAGATCCTGTCATGTGTCAGACTCACCCGAAGAGCCCGGAGAAGAAGGACTGGGAAGACTTGACTTTCTTATCGGCCTCGGCCAGCAGCTGCATGGCCTCCTTCTCCTTCCCGGAGTTATCCATAGCAGATCACCGGGCTGGCAGTACCAGGACAGGCCGAGGATGACGGGAGGTAAAGCGGCGGGGGCCGGGGGCTACAACCAGGGACAATCCCAGAGAGGAGCTCCGGGAGGCGGTGATGGAGTCTCTGCCCGCAGACAGCTCAGTGACGGGGATGGCTCAGCCTCCACCGCGGACACAGCGCCACTTCCGCCCACACTGCGTCACGTGACCCGAGCCTACATCACATCCGTCAcaacaccgatcagctgatccgCAGGTCACGTGACAGGTTTAAATTCCCCGCCGAGTGTGCAGGTAGCGGGTGCCGGGAGGTGAGTGCAGGTGCGGTGTAAGCAGGAGGCGGCAGAGCTGGTGAGATCAGGTCATagcctctgtgtgtgtgtgtgtgtgtgtgtatatatatatatatatatatatatatatgtaatagcgGGTTACTATCAATGTTACTAGAAGTCATTCTCTATGGGGTGATGTCCAGGGAAGGTTGTGGTCGGCTCGTGCAAGtacagctgcagtgtaaagcatagaGGACAAACAGACCTGAGCCTGTAGGAGGGAGATCTCAGCtttcagtgtaaagcatggaggagccTGGGGAGAAATACTGCagttgcagtgtaaagcatggaggagccTGGGGATGaatagagctgcagtgtaaagcatggaggagccCGGGGATGAAGcatagagctgcagtgtaaagcatggaggagccTGGGGATGaatagagctgcagtgtaaagcatggaggagccCGGGGATGAAGcatagagctgcagtgtaaagcatggagtaGCCTGGGGATGAAGCATAGAGCTGCAGTGTAAGACATGGGGCAGCGTCTGGGGTACTGCTGCACCCTCCATAGCGCCGCTCCATGTCCTACCGATCAAACACACAGAATATGACTTGCAGAGAGATTCCCATTCTAGACATGGAGCCCATATCTGGGGGGGTCTGTACATgtctattgggggggggggtctgtacaTGTCTATTAGGGGAACTCTCCTTTAATTGTCTTCTGGCAAAAAAAACCTTCCACATAAAATCCTTGTGTCTTTCCAGGTCTTCCATATAACTGCACAGAGGGGAGGGGATTCGCCATGAGCACAGATCTAATGCAGTGAGTGCCAGGGGGAGGACATGGAGGAACAGATACTGGGCCTATAGGGCTCTTATTACCCAATGATGCATAACCTAGACGTGTGCCCTAATACAGTGGGGGATGGGTCACCTCCTCTGCTGTGCTGGGGCATGTAGTCAATaaatcagaaaacctctttaataaggGTGTAGGTTACAGCATGTGGTAAGGGGGGATCGGCTTTTGGATGGGGGTACCATTGATGTTTGTCTGCAGCCCATATACCTGACCCTGTCCTTTATCTGAGGGCCTATAGGGCTGTTGATGATGTCCCATCCACCAGGCCTCTAACTCCCTTTCATACTGGGGCTCCCCTATAATATCTGTAGGTAACGGTAGGCCTGGCATCTCGGCAGTGATTACCATATCCCCGTGGCACTGGCTGGTAACCCATCGTACCACGCTCATAATATTAACCGGCTTCTCATTTGTTTCCCCAGAAAAAATCTCAATTGGAAACTGCACCTATAAGATGGCCTCTAGTTTGGGGACCACAACACGCCGGAAGCGAGATAAGGTTTCTGCTCTGGAGATGACGTCCTCCAGCCTGTCTGTGGAACACTGTAAGTCCAAGGTGTGGAACTACTACACCAAGCTGGGCGACGCTTACGTGGAGTGTAAGGTTTGCAGGAAACAGTTCTCTTTCCATTCCGGTACCACCATGATGAGGGAGCACCTGGTGAGGAGACACAGCCTGCGGAGTATCGGCATCCCTCCAACTAAGGAGCAGCCTGAGCTGGATTACCCCGAACAAGAGGGGGCAGTGAAGAGGTTACGGCCAGCAGTCCCGGGAAACAGCCTCTGCCCATCCGTTACAGAATCCCGGCCACAGGTGATTGCCAGCCTGGTACTGGAGATGATCTGCCGAGACCTTCATCCTCTATCCATAGTTGAAGAGAAGGGCTTTGGGCTCCTCCTCAGCTACCTGGAACCTCATGTAGATCTCCCAACCGCAACGCAACTTGCTGATATGTTGTGGAACAAATACACGGTGGTCAAGCAGCAACTCAAGTGTTGTCTTCAGTCTGCCCTCTCTGTTGTCCTCTCCATCGTAAGTTGGAGTGACCATTCGAAGAAGTCCTGTCTCTCGATTACTGCCAATGTCATTGACAATGACTGGAGGTTATGCAGGTACTTGCTGGAAACTCAACACGTTTCCCAAAACAAGACGGACGACAACCTGACGGAACGTCTGTACTCGGTGCTGACAGAGTTTGGATTGTCTAGTAACCTCGTGTCATGTGTCGTACACGATCGATCGGCCTCCATGACTGCTCATGCCCAATCTTTTAAGGACACTTACGGGTGGGCCAGTCTCTGCTGCACATCCCACCTCCTACAACTGTGTGTACAAGCCGGGCTGCAGGTCCAGGAAGTGAAGGAAGCCTTGGGTGCAGCCAGAGAGTTGGTGAGCTACTTCCAAGAAGACTTCAAGGCCAGTTGTTACCTCAATGCCAAGCTGGAAGCCATGAACAAGCCCAGACTGGTCGTAGATACGGAGCAATACTGGATCAGCACTTTAGAGATGTGTCAGAGCTTGTTAGACCTGAAGTGGGCAATCCTTTCCATTTTGGAGGAACAAGGTGCTAAGAACTTGTCGGACCAGCACTGGAAGTTGTTGCAAGACTTGGTGCCCATGTTGAAGACTATATGGATTGCAACAGCGTTCCTACAAGAGGAGCAGAATGCGTCCATCTCGTCCTTGATGCCCTGTATACATGGCATCTTCACAACAGTCGGGCAGATCTCGGAGGGAACCAGTAGTAGTATTAAAGCTGCTGCCGCTCAGATACGCGCTGAGATTTGTCAACATTGGGATATGCAGGACGAGGGGAAACTCCTAACTAACCCGTCTGCCATTGCCTCCTTTCTGGACCCTCGCTTCAAAGAGTTGAGGTTCCTTAAACCTTGGGCCAGAGGAGAGCTGCATCTTATAGTGAGAAACATGTTGTCGCAGATGTGTGAGCCTTGTTCCACGCGCCACTCCTGGATGCCAAGCAGCTGCGCCCTAGAGGACTCTAAGGAGACCCTTCAGTTGCCCGTCCAAAAGGACAAGGGACTCGTTGCGGTGCCTGAAAATGTCTATGACGTTCTTCTTGGAAGAGATCCAACCGAGAGTATGCCGGAGGCCcaccagcagctggagagctacaTAGTAGAACCCGTCTGTAAACGTAGCACGGACCCTCTGGCCTGGTGGAACTGTAATCGCCATCGCTTTCCTACATTGGCCCGACTAGCCCGGCAATATCTGGTCATACCGGCCACTGCTATAAAGCCGGATCACGCCTTCAGCCCTGTACTAGACTCCCTAGAGAAGCGCCGAGCCGCTCTAGAACCCAAGAACATGAACCAGATCCTTTTCTTACATCAGAATAAGGACTTGGTAGAATGGAGCCTGAAGGGTAACGACTGAGGGTTACCAATATGGCTTCAAGGGACCCTAACACAATCCTCAATGACCTTCTTCCCTCACAAAACCCTTTATAATGGCCACGGACCTCTTATGGCTGGACACCAGAGGACAATGAGTGGAGTAGGCGCCATAGTGACCTGATTCTCTCACTTTATGGCGGGATCTGATGGCTATTGGCCGCTTTACCTCTGCCGTGGCCGCTTTTACCTTTATGGGCACAATTTCCCAGATCAGGGACCACGGGGAGTAAATCTGTAAATATCTGTAACGTTCCTTCACGTACactcgttttgttttttttccattactttgttttggttttttgtagTTGAATTTTAATAAGTGAATGTAAAGtgcaccccccccctccccgagaaCGGATtggtaatatattacaccttatttaaagaatttttgtaATAAAACTCATTTTGCTACTACAGTGACTTTCCTGGGGTCAGTGTAACGTAAGGCGGAGGCTGCAGGGGGACTGGTTGGGTTACTGCACATGATATGACTGTCGTAGTTGCAGAGTATTATATACCGGGCGCAGCCGCTCTGCTATGACC contains:
- the LOC142184720 gene encoding E3 SUMO-protein ligase ZBED1-like; its protein translation is MASSLGTTTRRKRDKVSALEMTSSSLSVEHCKSKVWNYYTKLGDAYVECKVCRKQFSFHSGTTMMREHLVRRHSLRSIGIPPTKEQPELDYPEQEGAVKRLRPAVPGNSLCPSVTESRPQVIASLVLEMICRDLHPLSIVEEKGFGLLLSYLEPHVDLPTATQLADMLWNKYTVVKQQLKCCLQSALSVVLSIVSWSDHSKKSCLSITANVIDNDWRLCRYLLETQHVSQNKTDDNLTERLYSVLTEFGLSSNLVSCVVHDRSASMTAHAQSFKDTYGWASLCCTSHLLQLCVQAGLQVQEVKEALGAARELVSYFQEDFKASCYLNAKLEAMNKPRLVVDTEQYWISTLEMCQSLLDLKWAILSILEEQGAKNLSDQHWKLLQDLVPMLKTIWIATAFLQEEQNASISSLMPCIHGIFTTVGQISEGTSSSIKAAAAQIRAEICQHWDMQDEGKLLTNPSAIASFLDPRFKELRFLKPWARGELHLIVRNMLSQMCEPCSTRHSWMPSSCALEDSKETLQLPVQKDKGLVAVPENVYDVLLGRDPTESMPEAHQQLESYIVEPVCKRSTDPLAWWNCNRHRFPTLARLARQYLVIPATAIKPDHAFSPVLDSLEKRRAALEPKNMNQILFLHQNKDLVEWSLKGND